In Saccharomyces cerevisiae S288C chromosome V, complete sequence, one DNA window encodes the following:
- the RIP1 gene encoding ubiquinol--cytochrome-c reductase catalytic subunit RIP1 (Ubiquinol-cytochrome-c reductase; a Rieske iron-sulfur protein of the mitochondrial cytochrome bc1 complex; transfers electrons from ubiquinol to cytochrome c1 during respiration; during import, Rip1p is first imported into the mitochondrial matrix where it is processed, acquires its Fe-S cluster, and is folded, then is translocated into the inner membrane by the action of a homo-oligomer of Bcs1p, and finally is delivered by Bcs1p to Complex III for assembly), producing MLGIRSSVKTCFKPMSLTSKRLISQSLLASKSTYRTPNFDDVLKENNDADKGRSYAYFMVGAMGLLSSAGAKSTVETFISSMTATADVLAMAKVEVNLAAIPLGKNVVVKWQGKPVFIRHRTPHEIQEANSVDMSALKDPQTDADRVKDPQWLIMLGICTHLGCVPIGEAGDFGGWFCPCHGSHYDISGRIRKGPAPLNLEIPAYEFDGDKVIVG from the coding sequence ATGTTAGGAATAAGATCATCTGTCAAGACCTGCTTCAAGCCAATGTCTTTAACTTCCAAAAGACTGATTTCTCAATCTTTGCTGGCTAGCAAATCCACGTACAGGACCCCAAATTTTGATGACGttttaaaggaaaataacGATGCTGATAAAGGCCGTTCTTATGCTTACTTTATGGTCGGTGCTATGGGTCTTTTGTCATCTGCAGGTGCCAAATCAACCGTAGAAACCTTTATTTCATCTATGACCGCTACTGCCGATGTTTTGGCTATGGCTAAAGTTGAAGTTAATTTAGCGGCTATCCCATTGGGTAAAAACGTGGTTGTCAAATGGCAAGGTAAGCCTGTGTTCATTAGACACAGAACTCCTCATGAAATTCAGGAAGCCAACAGTGTGGATATGTCCGCTTTGAAGGACCCACAGACCGATGCTGACAGAGTCAAAGACCCTCAATGGTTAATTATGCTGGGTATTTGTACTCACTTAGGTTGTGTTCCAATTGGTGAAGCCGGTGATTTTGGTGGTTGGTTCTGTCCTTGCCATGGTTCACATTATGATATTTCCGGTAGAATCAGAAAGGGACCTGCCCCCTTAAACTTAGAAATTCCTGCTTATGAATTCGATGGTGATAAGGTCATTGTTGGTTAG
- a CDS encoding uncharacterized protein (hypothetical protein; expression is increased greatly during sporulation; YEL023C is not an essential gene) encodes MDSFNYIHGKYKKNGTGGDRSINPSSHSSSGKNIILCFDGTRENFGPQPFTNILKLYNLLENGDSSEQICYYQPGIGSVGFDAVVDVRRRLTISHLQNLLDSMFAFSLDNHICSAYLFLMKYFEPGDRIYMFGFSRGAFIARVLAGMIERVGLLSKGLEEMVKMAWQIYEKWEYDSQPNELQYTSTLAEEFKKTFSRDYEVKIHFQGLFDSVNSVGILRDRLFPCTQRSNIVEHVRHCVSLDERRGKFKQLCFTPMPYIPKLFSLTYCNHITDQCSPVPTSNALMRDLTPENPLIKYTLKSGAHSISNPSPLIPDNPGRLLSSKSEETTELLLDLNSFLEGNSYARDTECSTRGIEAIFQLQSIQGSGTSSRMTMTPDLIEKWFPGDHSDVGGGWAPDCETEENLSNLTLRWILAEAIKFGVKFKPGAIHDFATKHTSIGSLFADTHDYLSFNSPKKCSLLGVSDNEDGAREDKSGRNERMEDCLKNIKETRLSLKDEKEKVKDAFTLKCGHANKFMRLVWWVLELLPIGIRMENKEGKWQNFHTPNLGRSRYVPEYVSLHWSVYWRIKFDRRYRPDNMPEYVRQLFQDLEGIDLKSNKVSNKYDKQDNSNGSEINGGFFDNEEGQELHMGQKASYFATTYNSRLFDSKYSQLKKKFMDWDSNSWTDIPDDLKIYLQQDESL; translated from the coding sequence ATGGATAGCTTCAATTATATTCatggaaaatataaaaaaaatgggaCGGGAGGCGACAGAAGTATAAATCCATCCTCACATTCATCGTCTGGCAAGAATATCATTCTTTGTTTTGATGGaacaagagaaaattttggacCTCAGCCATTCActaatattttaaaattgtACAACCTTCTTGAGAACGGTGATAGTTCTGAACAAATTTGTTATTACCAACCTGGAATTGGTTCAGTTGGATTTGACGCTGTTGTTGATGTCAGAAGACGGTTAACTATTTCTCACttacaaaatttattaGATTCTATGTTCGCATTCAGTTTAGACAATCACATATGTTCTGcatatctttttttgatgaagtATTTTGAACCAGGAGATAGAATTTATATGTTTGGCTTTTCTAGAGGAGCTTTTATTGCAAGAGTTCTTGCTGGAATGATTGAAAGAGTCGGACTTTTGAGTAAAGGTTTGGAAGAAATGGTTAAAATGGCATGGCAAATCTATGAAAAATGGGAATACGATTCGCAGCCTAATGAATTACAGTACACAAGTACCTTGGCTGAAgaattcaagaaaacatTCTCTAGGGATTACGAGGTAAAGATACATTTTCAAGGCTTATTCGATTCTGTGAACTCAGTTGGAATATTAAGGGACAGGTTGTTTCCTTGCACCCAGAGAAGCAATATCGTTGAGCATGTTCGACATTGCGTATCCTTGGATGAAAGACGTGGAAAATTCAAGCAGTTATGTTTCACTCCGATGCCGTACATTCCGAAACTATTTTCATTGACATATTGTAATCATATAACTGACCAGTGTTCGCCGGTGCCAACTTCTAATGCATTAATGCGTGATCTAACCCCGGAAAATCCTTTGATAAAATACACTTTAAAAAGTGGCGCACATTCTATTAGTAATCCTTCTCCACTCATTCCTGATAACCCTGGAAGGTTGTTATCGAGCAAAAGCGAGGAAACTACAGAGTTGCTGTTGGACCTGAACTCATTCTTAGAAGGTAATTCATACGCGAGAGATACAGAATGTTCAACAAGAGGAATTGAAGCCATTTTCCAACTTCAATCTATCCAAGGCAGCGGTACATCAAGTAGAATGACTATGACACCCGACttgattgaaaaatggTTTCCAGGTGATCATTCTGACGTTGGTGGAGGTTGGGCGCCTGACTGTGAGACAGAAGAGAACTTGTCAAATTTAACGCTGCGATGGATTTTAGCAGAGGCAATCAAATTTGGTGTTAAATTCAAACCTGGTGCAATACATGATTTCGCTACCAAACACACTTCGATTGGATCTTTATTCGCAGACACACATGATTACCTTAGTTTCAACTCACCAAAGAAATGTTCCCTACTAGGAGTGAGTGATAATGAGGATGGAGCCCGAGAGGATAAATCTGGCAGAAATGAGAGAATGGAAGATTgtctaaaaaatataaaagagaCTAGATTGAGCttgaaagatgaaaaagaaaaagtgaAGGATGCTTTTACTCTTAAATGTGGACATGCAAATAAATTTATGAGATTGGTGTGGTGGGTATTGGAACTGCTCCCCATTGGAATACGAatggaaaataaagaaggaaagtggcaaaattttcatacACCTAACCTCGGAAGATCTCGTTATGTACCCGAATATGTCAGTTTACATTGGTCAGTCTATTGGAGAATTAAGTTTGATCGTAGGTATAGACCGGACAATATGCCGGAATATGTAAGGCAATTGTTCCAAGATTTGGAAGGTATTGATttaaaaagtaataaagtttcaaataaatatgaTAAGCAAGATAATAGCAACGGGAGTGAAATCAATGGGGGcttttttgataatgagGAAGGGCAGGAACTCCACATGGGTCAAAAAGCAAGTTATTTTGCAACGACATACAATTCAAGATTATTTGACAGTAAATACTCccaattaaaaaagaaattcatgGACTGGGATAGTAATTCCTGGACAGATATTCCAGATGATTTAAAAATATACCTACAGCAAGATGAATCGCTTTAG